From a region of the Kaistia sp. 32K genome:
- a CDS encoding LON peptidase substrate-binding domain-containing protein produces the protein MQVGNATYEGPDDLPDVIPVFPLPEALLLPRGQMPLNIFEPRYMAMVDHAMAGNRIIGMVQPLAQPESEDGGEAGELFAVGCAGRITSYAETGDGRYMICLTGISRFRILEEVEPEEGFRRARVTAADFTADFIEDAGSETVDRTHLLDTFRLYLDANHLEADWDSIEKASNETLVNALSMMSPYGMAEKQALLEAPDLKTRSETLIALTEVSLARRSGGAPSQLQ, from the coding sequence ATGCAGGTAGGCAATGCCACCTATGAAGGCCCGGACGATCTCCCCGATGTGATTCCGGTTTTCCCGCTGCCCGAGGCCTTGTTGCTGCCGCGCGGACAGATGCCGCTCAACATCTTCGAGCCGCGCTACATGGCGATGGTCGATCACGCCATGGCGGGGAACCGCATCATCGGCATGGTGCAGCCGCTCGCCCAGCCGGAATCGGAGGATGGCGGCGAAGCCGGCGAGCTGTTCGCCGTCGGCTGCGCCGGCCGCATCACCTCCTATGCCGAGACGGGCGACGGCCGCTACATGATCTGCCTGACCGGCATCAGCCGGTTTCGCATCCTCGAGGAGGTCGAGCCCGAGGAGGGCTTCCGGCGCGCCCGCGTGACGGCGGCGGATTTCACCGCCGACTTCATCGAGGACGCCGGTTCCGAGACCGTCGACCGCACGCATCTCCTCGATACGTTCCGCCTCTATCTCGACGCCAATCATCTGGAAGCGGACTGGGACAGCATCGAGAAGGCGTCGAACGAGACGCTGGTCAACGCGCTGTCGATGATGAGCCCCTATGGCATGGCCGAAAAACAGGCCCTGCTCGAGGCGCCCGACCTGAAGACGCGCTCGGAGACGCTGATCGCGCTGACCGAAGTGTCGCTCGCCCGCCGCAGCGGCGGCGCGCCGTCGCAGCTGCAATAG
- a CDS encoding Trm112 family protein — protein MVHVERPASRIDGKLLELLVCPLTKMTLEYDHQRQELVSRAARLAYPIRDGIPILLPDEARPI, from the coding sequence ATGGTGCATGTCGAACGACCGGCGAGCCGGATCGACGGCAAGCTCCTGGAGCTGCTCGTCTGCCCGCTCACCAAGATGACGCTGGAATACGACCACCAGCGCCAGGAGCTGGTCAGCCGCGCCGCGCGCCTCGCCTACCCGATCCGCGACGGCATCCCTATCCTGCTCCCCGACGAGGCGCGGCCGATCTAA
- a CDS encoding nucleoside deaminase: MDSHEPFLREAIALSKSAMDRGDEPFGSVLVKEGDVILRAENSVFTGHDMTNHAELNLIKMAAQRYDTAFLADCTLYTSTEPCAMCSGAIYWSGIGRMVFACSEARLGEIAGIGLNVPSRAVLETGARIVTVVGPTNLEDEAAEVHQEFWPKHLGKA; the protein is encoded by the coding sequence ATGGATAGCCACGAGCCGTTCCTGCGCGAAGCGATTGCCCTGTCGAAATCCGCGATGGACCGCGGCGACGAACCGTTCGGCTCCGTGCTGGTCAAGGAGGGCGACGTCATCCTGCGTGCCGAAAACAGCGTCTTCACCGGCCACGACATGACGAACCATGCCGAGTTGAACCTGATCAAGATGGCGGCGCAGCGCTACGACACGGCTTTTCTCGCCGACTGCACGCTCTACACCAGCACCGAGCCGTGCGCGATGTGCTCCGGGGCGATCTACTGGTCGGGCATCGGGCGCATGGTGTTTGCGTGCTCCGAAGCGCGGCTTGGCGAGATTGCCGGGATCGGGCTGAACGTGCCGAGCCGCGCAGTGCTGGAAACCGGCGCGCGCATCGTCACCGTGGTCGGCCCGACCAATCTCGAAGACGAAGCCGCCGAAGTCCATCAGGAATTCTGGCCGAAGCATCTCGGCAAGGCCTAG
- a CDS encoding ubiquinone biosynthesis hydroxylase encodes MGVREHEEPVIDVLIAGGGYVGLCTALALKQGAPSLSVTVVDPAPAGAGSRDGRASAIAAAAKRMLEQLGIWETIAATSQPITEMIVTDSKLRDAVRPVFLTFSGSVGDGEPFAHMVPNGALVGALTEAASAAGVNLVASESVVDFVTHSSHVAARLAGGRTIKARLLVAADGARSRLRDLAGIRTVGWSYGQSGIVTTVEHERPHNGRAVEHFLPAGPFAILPLPGNRSSLVWSESTESADRLVRADDFTFQLELERRFGHQLGAIEPVGPRRAYPIGLKLARAFVKPRVALVGDAAHAIHPIAGQGLNLGFKDAAALAETVVEAARLGLDPGTLDILERYERWRRFDTVQMGIMTDGLTRLFSNDNPALRIVRDVGLGLVDRLPRLKESFIGTASDVGTSGPRLLRGEAI; translated from the coding sequence ATGGGCGTGCGTGAACACGAAGAACCCGTCATCGACGTGCTGATCGCCGGCGGCGGCTATGTCGGATTGTGCACGGCTCTGGCCCTGAAGCAGGGCGCCCCCTCGCTTTCCGTGACGGTGGTCGATCCGGCTCCCGCAGGTGCGGGATCGCGCGACGGCCGCGCCTCGGCGATCGCGGCGGCGGCGAAGCGGATGCTGGAGCAGCTCGGCATCTGGGAGACGATCGCCGCGACCAGCCAGCCGATCACCGAGATGATCGTCACCGACAGCAAATTGCGCGACGCGGTGCGGCCGGTGTTCCTGACCTTTTCCGGCTCGGTCGGCGATGGCGAGCCCTTTGCCCACATGGTGCCGAACGGGGCGCTGGTCGGCGCGCTGACCGAGGCCGCGTCGGCCGCCGGCGTCAATCTCGTCGCCAGCGAATCGGTCGTCGATTTCGTCACCCATTCGTCCCATGTCGCGGCAAGGCTCGCCGGCGGCCGGACGATCAAGGCCCGCCTGCTGGTCGCCGCCGACGGCGCCAGGTCGCGCCTGCGCGATCTCGCCGGCATCCGCACCGTCGGCTGGTCCTACGGCCAGTCGGGCATCGTCACCACGGTCGAGCACGAGCGGCCGCATAACGGCCGCGCGGTCGAGCACTTCCTGCCGGCCGGCCCGTTCGCCATCCTGCCGCTGCCGGGCAATCGCTCGTCGCTGGTCTGGTCGGAGAGCACGGAGAGCGCCGACCGGCTGGTCCGGGCGGACGATTTCACTTTCCAGTTGGAACTTGAGCGCCGTTTCGGCCATCAGCTCGGCGCGATCGAGCCGGTCGGTCCGCGCCGCGCCTATCCGATCGGCCTCAAGCTCGCCCGCGCCTTCGTCAAGCCGCGCGTCGCGCTGGTCGGCGACGCCGCGCATGCGATCCATCCGATCGCGGGGCAGGGCCTCAATCTTGGTTTCAAGGACGCGGCGGCGCTGGCCGAGACGGTGGTCGAGGCAGCGCGCCTCGGCCTCGATCCCGGAACGCTCGACATTCTCGAGCGCTACGAGCGCTGGCGCCGCTTCGATACGGTGCAGATGGGCATCATGACCGACGGTCTGACGCGGCTGTTCTCGAACGACAACCCGGCGCTCCGGATTGTTCGCGATGTCGGCCTCGGCCTCGTCGACCGGCTGCCGCGCCTGAAGGAAAGCTTTATCGGCACGGCCTCCGACGTCGGCACGTCCGGCCCGCGCCTGCTGCGCGGCGAGGCGATTTAG
- the tesB gene encoding acyl-CoA thioesterase II: MIDDLLSILDLEPLEHNLFRGRSFDPGWQRVFGGQVIGQSLVAASRTVEADRPVHSMHCYFLRLGDPAAPIVYEVERVRDGGSFSTRRVVAIQHGRTIFVMSASFHIREEGFDHQIAMPDVPPPEDLPVDGPQTAALLDGAPEGVRRYWERLRPIELRPVDLEGYFTRAEPRLGHAIWLRAKTSIGDDPVLNSCVLAYASDLTLLDTTLLAHGRSAFDPSVQVASLDHAIWFHRPFRMDDWLLYVEDSPSAFGARGFNRGSLFDRRGVLVASVAQEGLVRPVEPSAHNSLALTRPSKPNN, encoded by the coding sequence ATGATCGACGACCTCCTCTCGATACTCGATCTGGAACCGCTGGAACACAATCTGTTCCGGGGTCGCAGCTTTGATCCCGGCTGGCAGCGCGTCTTCGGCGGCCAGGTCATCGGCCAGTCGCTGGTCGCCGCCTCGCGCACCGTCGAGGCTGACCGGCCGGTGCATTCGATGCACTGCTATTTCCTGCGCCTCGGCGATCCCGCAGCCCCGATCGTCTACGAGGTCGAGCGGGTCCGCGACGGCGGCAGCTTCTCGACGCGGCGGGTCGTCGCGATCCAGCACGGCCGCACCATCTTCGTCATGTCGGCCTCCTTCCACATCCGCGAGGAGGGCTTCGACCACCAGATCGCCATGCCGGACGTGCCGCCGCCGGAAGACCTGCCGGTCGACGGGCCGCAGACCGCCGCCCTGCTCGACGGCGCGCCGGAGGGCGTTCGGCGCTATTGGGAGCGGCTCCGGCCGATCGAGCTGCGGCCGGTCGACCTCGAGGGCTATTTTACCCGCGCCGAGCCGCGACTCGGCCACGCGATCTGGCTCCGAGCCAAGACCTCGATCGGCGACGACCCGGTGCTGAACAGCTGCGTCCTCGCCTATGCGTCGGACCTGACGCTGCTCGACACCACCCTGCTCGCGCATGGCCGCTCCGCCTTCGATCCGAGCGTGCAGGTGGCGAGCCTCGACCACGCCATATGGTTCCACCGGCCGTTCCGCATGGACGACTGGCTGCTCTATGTCGAGGACAGCCCCTCGGCCTTCGGCGCGCGCGGCTTCAATCGCGGCAGCCTGTTCGATCGCCGCGGCGTCCTCGTCGCTTCGGTGGCGCAGGAAGGGCTCGTTCGCCCGGTCGAGCCGTCGGCGCACAATTCGCTGGCGCTGACCCGGCCCTCGAAGCCTAATAATTAG
- a CDS encoding P-II family nitrogen regulator, whose amino-acid sequence MQIVMAIIKPFKLDEVRDALTAIGVQGLTVTEVKGYGRQKGHTEIYRGAEYAVSFLPKLKIEVAVASEAVDAVVEAIASAAKTGQIGDGKIFVYQIEQAVRIRTGETDTDAL is encoded by the coding sequence ATGCAAATCGTGATGGCGATCATCAAGCCGTTCAAGCTGGACGAGGTCCGCGACGCCCTGACGGCGATCGGCGTCCAGGGCCTGACGGTGACGGAAGTGAAGGGCTACGGCCGCCAGAAGGGCCACACCGAGATCTATCGCGGCGCCGAATACGCGGTCAGCTTCCTGCCGAAGCTGAAGATCGAGGTCGCGGTGGCGTCCGAGGCGGTCGACGCCGTGGTCGAGGCGATCGCCTCCGCCGCCAAGACCGGCCAGATCGGCGACGGCAAGATCTTCGTCTACCAGATCGAACAGGCCGTCCGCATCCGCACCGGCGAGACCGATACCGACGCCCTCTAG
- a CDS encoding ammonium transporter translates to MKLRNALSLVGAGGALLASAVVAFAQDATEPAVQATDAAVAAATPTLNSGDTAWMLVSTILVLAMIVPGVALFYGGLVRAKNMLSVLMQVLLIACVAMIIWVFYGYSLAFTDGGALIGGLSKAFLAGIKPDTLSGTIPEYVFLSFQMTFAAITATLVVGSFAERTKFAAVMMFMVLWITVIYLPIAHSVWQSTGWLFKRGALDFAGGTVVHINAGIAGLVGALIIGKRAGLGKDLMPPHSLTLSMVGAALLWVGWFGFNAGSALTAGAVAGLATINTFVATAAAAIGWSLIEWVVRGKPSMLGAISGVVTGLVAVTPAAGFIGPAGAIVLGFIASFICFFFVTTVKNTFGYDDSLDVFGIHGVGGIVGALATGILVSPSLGGVGVTDYQMGHQLWIQAEGVLFTLVWSGVGSAILYKIVDVIVGLRVRPEVESEGLDIVEHGERAYHS, encoded by the coding sequence ATGAAGCTTCGAAATGCTCTTTCCCTTGTGGGCGCGGGTGGCGCGCTCCTCGCATCGGCGGTCGTCGCCTTTGCCCAGGACGCCACAGAGCCGGCCGTCCAGGCGACCGACGCGGCCGTTGCCGCCGCCACGCCGACGCTGAACTCCGGCGACACCGCCTGGATGCTGGTCTCGACCATCCTGGTCCTCGCCATGATCGTCCCCGGCGTGGCGCTGTTCTACGGCGGCCTCGTGCGCGCCAAGAACATGCTGTCGGTGCTGATGCAGGTGCTGCTGATCGCCTGCGTCGCGATGATCATCTGGGTCTTCTACGGCTACAGCCTCGCCTTCACCGATGGCGGCGCGCTGATCGGCGGCCTGTCGAAGGCGTTCCTTGCCGGCATCAAGCCGGACACGCTCTCCGGCACGATCCCGGAATATGTCTTCCTGTCGTTCCAGATGACCTTCGCGGCGATCACCGCGACCCTCGTCGTCGGCTCCTTCGCCGAACGCACGAAGTTCGCCGCCGTGATGATGTTCATGGTCCTCTGGATCACCGTGATCTACCTGCCGATCGCCCACTCGGTCTGGCAGTCGACCGGCTGGCTGTTCAAGCGCGGCGCGCTTGATTTCGCCGGCGGCACCGTCGTCCACATCAATGCCGGTATCGCCGGCCTGGTCGGCGCCCTGATCATCGGCAAGCGTGCCGGCCTCGGCAAGGACCTGATGCCGCCCCATTCGCTGACCCTTTCCATGGTCGGCGCCGCCCTGCTCTGGGTCGGCTGGTTCGGCTTCAACGCCGGTTCGGCGCTGACCGCCGGCGCGGTCGCCGGTCTCGCCACGATCAACACCTTCGTCGCGACGGCCGCCGCCGCCATCGGCTGGTCGCTGATCGAATGGGTCGTCCGCGGCAAGCCCTCCATGCTGGGCGCGATCTCGGGCGTCGTCACCGGCCTCGTCGCCGTCACCCCGGCCGCCGGCTTCATCGGCCCTGCCGGCGCCATCGTGCTGGGCTTCATCGCCTCGTTCATCTGCTTCTTCTTCGTCACCACGGTGAAGAACACCTTCGGCTATGACGACAGCCTGGACGTCTTCGGCATCCACGGCGTCGGCGGCATCGTCGGCGCCCTTGCCACCGGCATCCTGGTCAGCCCGTCGCTCGGCGGCGTCGGCGTCACCGACTACCAGATGGGGCACCAGCTCTGGATCCAGGCCGAAGGCGTGCTGTTCACGCTGGTCTGGTCCGGCGTTGGCTCGGCGATCCTCTACAAGATCGTCGACGTCATCGTCGGCCTCCGCGTCCGTCCGGAAGTGGAGAGCGAAGGCCTCGACATCGTCGAGCACGGCGAGCGCGCCTACCACAGCTGA
- a CDS encoding aminotransferase class I/II-fold pyridoxal phosphate-dependent enzyme has protein sequence MLGPTSARQATSPFARLNERLAGVAPGLPPINLTIGEPQHPVPAFVAPVIAENIALFGRYPPMRGTDAFRGTVARWLDRRYSLATAIDPESMVLPLNGSREGLVLAALAARQRRPEIDRPVVLLPNPFYQAYAAGAEVAGAEIVLLDDGADGRAIPDLSRICEDVLSRTIALYIASPAAPQGDVATTDDWTRVLETARRFGFMVFADECYSEIYRDVPPPGVLQAADRLGDGYAGVLTFHSLSKRSNLPGLRCGFVAGDPDFLGAWMRFRNIAAPQVPGPIQAVAVAAYEDESHVAENRALYNAKYEAAAAILGPNVRPKTPAGGFFLWLEVGDGEDAAVRLWQEAGVRTIPGAYLALPRPDGSNPGTPYIRVAMVQDLATTQEALTRMARVLG, from the coding sequence ATGCTCGGCCCGACGAGCGCCCGTCAAGCGACCTCTCCCTTTGCCCGCCTGAACGAGCGGCTGGCCGGCGTGGCCCCTGGCCTCCCGCCGATCAACCTGACCATCGGCGAGCCGCAGCATCCCGTGCCCGCCTTCGTGGCGCCGGTGATCGCGGAGAACATCGCGCTGTTCGGACGCTACCCGCCCATGCGCGGCACCGACGCCTTCCGCGGCACCGTCGCCCGCTGGCTCGACCGTCGCTATTCCCTCGCCACCGCCATCGACCCGGAAAGCATGGTGCTGCCGCTGAACGGCTCGCGCGAGGGACTGGTGCTCGCAGCGCTCGCCGCCCGCCAGCGCCGGCCCGAGATCGACCGGCCGGTCGTGCTGCTGCCCAATCCGTTCTACCAGGCCTATGCCGCCGGGGCGGAAGTGGCCGGCGCCGAGATCGTGCTGCTCGACGACGGCGCCGACGGACGCGCCATCCCCGATCTCAGCCGGATCTGCGAGGACGTACTTTCGCGCACCATCGCCCTCTACATCGCGTCGCCGGCCGCGCCCCAGGGCGACGTCGCGACCACAGACGACTGGACGCGGGTCCTGGAGACGGCGCGCCGCTTCGGCTTCATGGTCTTCGCCGACGAATGCTATTCCGAGATCTACCGCGATGTGCCGCCGCCCGGTGTGCTGCAGGCGGCCGACCGGCTCGGCGACGGCTATGCCGGCGTCCTGACCTTCCATTCGCTCTCCAAGCGCTCGAACCTGCCGGGGCTGCGCTGCGGCTTCGTCGCCGGCGACCCGGATTTCCTAGGCGCCTGGATGCGCTTCCGCAACATCGCGGCGCCGCAGGTGCCCGGGCCGATCCAGGCCGTCGCGGTCGCCGCCTATGAGGACGAGAGCCACGTCGCCGAGAACCGGGCGCTCTACAACGCGAAATACGAGGCCGCCGCCGCGATTCTCGGGCCGAACGTGCGGCCGAAGACGCCGGCGGGCGGTTTCTTTCTCTGGCTCGAGGTCGGCGACGGCGAGGATGCGGCGGTGCGGCTCTGGCAGGAAGCCGGCGTCCGCACCATTCCCGGCGCCTATCTGGCGCTGCCGCGCCCCGACGGCTCCAATCCCGGCACGCCCTATATTCGCGTCGCCATGGTTCAGGATCTCGCCACCACCCAGGAAGCGCTCACCCGCATGGCGCGTGTTCTCGGCTAG
- a CDS encoding DNA translocase FtsK yields MRSTRSVSLPLPSEEDDGLRRLLRRHLRLLTGLALLAGTAAIAASLATWAVDDPSLSYAVDKEPVNVLGLPGAIIADLLMQFFGLAVAMLLLPAVIWGWRGLFGGRPFRKTMLLSWIGASALAAAVLALVPVTAKWPLPTGMGGVIGDIIARLPGLVVGTPVDNTATMISGALFGIAALALFLHSAGFVRFGREPEERPAAPEPVRSAPKRQRPEDRFDDGDDLLGEEERSSFLTVPLGALAHFGYSAKASLARLFGRKSGEQAERRAALADPDDRPMRDRVEPRLAGAAKAPGRVRVAEPEDDFDDGSNEDDADYDLAPSPAPARAPAARAKPGKRQTREAQPSRGANDVFELPQLDFLTPPRAADPRMKINTEALEQNARVLEGVLDDFGIRGEIIHVRPGPVVTLYELEPAPGIKSSRVIGLADDIARSMSAIAARVAVIPGKNAIGIELPNARREMVFLREMLAAEDFEHSKARLPIGLGKTIGGEPVVVDLSRMPHLLVAGTTGSGKSVAINTMILSLLYRLTPAECRLIMIDPKMLELSIYDGIPHLLTPVVTDPKKAVVALKWTVREMEDRYRKMSKVGVRNIDGYNARVGQAKARGEILTRTIQTGFDKETGEAIYEQEDLPLEPIPYIVVIIDEMADLMMVAGKDIEGTVQRLAQMARAAGIHVIMATQRPSVDVITGTIKANFPTRISFQVTSKIDSRTILGEQGAEQLLGQGDMLYMAGGGRIQRVHGPFVSDEEVEKIVGHLKLQGRPDYLDAITEDDGEDEGGGDPSASVLGGEESNDLYDKAVAVVLRDRKASTSYIQRRLSIGYNRAASLIERMEQEGLVGPANHAGKREILVENNEDGRY; encoded by the coding sequence ATGCGTTCGACACGATCGGTTTCGCTGCCGCTGCCTTCCGAGGAAGATGACGGCCTCCGCAGGCTTCTCCGCCGCCATTTGAGGCTCTTGACGGGGCTGGCGCTGCTTGCCGGCACGGCCGCCATCGCGGCGAGCCTGGCGACGTGGGCGGTCGACGATCCGTCCCTGTCCTACGCGGTCGACAAGGAGCCGGTGAACGTGCTCGGCCTGCCGGGCGCGATCATCGCCGATCTGCTGATGCAGTTCTTCGGCCTCGCCGTCGCCATGCTGCTGCTGCCGGCGGTGATCTGGGGCTGGCGCGGCCTGTTCGGCGGCCGTCCGTTCCGCAAGACCATGCTGCTTTCCTGGATCGGCGCCAGCGCGCTCGCCGCCGCCGTGCTCGCGCTCGTGCCCGTCACCGCCAAATGGCCGCTGCCGACCGGCATGGGCGGCGTCATCGGCGACATCATCGCCCGCCTGCCCGGCCTCGTCGTCGGCACGCCCGTCGACAACACCGCCACGATGATTTCCGGCGCGCTGTTCGGCATCGCCGCCCTGGCGCTCTTCCTGCATTCGGCCGGCTTCGTCCGCTTCGGCCGCGAGCCCGAGGAGCGGCCGGCGGCGCCGGAGCCCGTGCGCTCGGCGCCGAAGCGGCAGCGCCCCGAGGATCGCTTCGACGATGGCGACGACCTGCTCGGCGAGGAGGAGCGCTCGAGCTTCCTCACCGTGCCGCTCGGCGCGCTGGCGCATTTCGGCTATTCGGCCAAGGCGAGCCTCGCCCGCCTGTTCGGCCGCAAGTCGGGCGAGCAGGCGGAGCGTCGCGCCGCCTTGGCCGACCCGGACGATCGCCCGATGCGCGACCGCGTCGAGCCGCGCCTGGCCGGCGCCGCCAAGGCACCCGGCCGCGTCCGGGTGGCGGAACCGGAAGACGATTTCGACGACGGCTCGAACGAGGACGACGCCGACTACGACCTGGCGCCGAGCCCGGCGCCGGCGCGCGCGCCCGCTGCCCGCGCCAAGCCCGGCAAGCGCCAGACCCGCGAGGCGCAGCCATCGCGCGGGGCCAACGACGTGTTCGAGCTGCCGCAGCTCGACTTCCTGACCCCGCCCCGCGCCGCCGATCCGCGCATGAAGATCAACACCGAGGCGCTGGAGCAGAACGCCCGCGTGCTCGAAGGCGTGCTCGACGATTTCGGCATTCGCGGCGAGATCATCCATGTCCGCCCCGGTCCCGTCGTCACCCTCTACGAGCTGGAGCCCGCGCCCGGCATCAAGTCGTCGCGCGTCATCGGTCTCGCCGACGACATCGCCCGCTCGATGAGCGCGATCGCCGCCCGCGTCGCCGTCATCCCCGGCAAGAACGCCATCGGCATCGAGCTGCCGAACGCCCGCCGCGAGATGGTCTTCCTGCGCGAGATGCTGGCCGCCGAGGATTTCGAGCATTCGAAGGCCCGCCTGCCGATCGGCCTCGGCAAGACGATCGGCGGCGAGCCGGTCGTCGTCGACCTGTCGCGCATGCCACATCTGCTCGTCGCCGGCACCACCGGCTCCGGCAAGTCGGTCGCCATCAACACCATGATCCTGTCGCTGCTCTACCGGCTGACGCCGGCCGAGTGCCGGCTGATCATGATCGACCCGAAGATGCTGGAACTCTCCATCTATGACGGCATCCCGCATCTCTTGACGCCCGTCGTCACCGATCCGAAGAAGGCCGTCGTCGCGCTGAAATGGACCGTGCGCGAGATGGAGGACCGCTATCGCAAGATGTCGAAGGTCGGTGTGCGCAACATCGACGGCTACAATGCCCGCGTCGGCCAGGCCAAGGCGCGCGGCGAGATCCTGACCCGCACGATCCAGACCGGCTTCGACAAGGAGACCGGCGAGGCGATCTACGAGCAGGAAGACCTGCCGCTGGAGCCGATCCCCTACATCGTCGTCATCATCGACGAGATGGCGGATCTGATGATGGTGGCCGGCAAGGACATCGAGGGCACGGTGCAGCGCCTCGCCCAGATGGCCCGCGCCGCCGGCATCCATGTCATCATGGCGACGCAGCGCCCCTCGGTCGACGTCATCACCGGCACGATCAAGGCGAATTTCCCGACCCGCATCTCGTTCCAGGTCACCTCGAAGATCGACAGCCGCACCATTCTGGGCGAGCAGGGCGCCGAGCAGCTGCTCGGCCAGGGCGACATGCTCTACATGGCCGGCGGCGGCCGCATCCAGCGCGTGCACGGCCCCTTCGTTTCCGACGAGGAAGTCGAGAAGATCGTCGGCCACCTGAAGCTGCAGGGCCGGCCCGATTATCTCGACGCCATCACCGAGGATGACGGCGAGGACGAGGGCGGCGGCGATCCGTCGGCTTCCGTGCTCGGCGGCGAGGAATCGAACGACCTCTACGACAAGGCCGTCGCCGTGGTCTTGCGGGACCGCAAGGCCTCCACCAGTTATATTCAGCGTCGGCTGTCCATCGGCTACAACCGCGCGGCATCGCTGATCGAGCGGATGGAGCAGGAGGGCCTCGTCGGCCCCGCCAACCATGCCGGAAAGCGGGAAATCCTGGTCGAGAACAACGAAGACGGGCGCTACTGA
- a CDS encoding outer-membrane lipoprotein carrier protein LolA has protein sequence MSIVTIDTETGTTRRRFLALSAGLATAAVAAPLLTAGEAFAAFNADQKAALSKINAYFNSIRTMQGRFIQFGPNGEQSEGVFFISRPGKIRFNYSPPVRMDVVSDGNQVAIRDNKLRTQDLYPLKRTPLRYLLADRIDLTSSNIVRKIIEEPDLISLVLEQESAFGGGSLKLIFDTQTYELRQWVVTDAQGLDTSVAVYDVEIGRPADPKHFKIDYYLPNKSLK, from the coding sequence ATGTCCATCGTGACGATCGACACGGAAACCGGCACGACGCGGCGGCGCTTCCTGGCCCTTTCGGCCGGGCTCGCCACGGCGGCGGTGGCCGCTCCGCTGCTGACGGCGGGCGAGGCTTTCGCCGCGTTCAACGCCGACCAGAAGGCGGCGCTCAGCAAGATCAACGCCTATTTCAATTCGATCCGCACCATGCAGGGTCGCTTCATCCAGTTCGGCCCGAATGGCGAGCAGTCGGAAGGCGTGTTCTTCATCTCGCGCCCCGGCAAGATCCGCTTCAACTACAGCCCGCCGGTGCGGATGGACGTCGTCAGCGACGGCAACCAGGTCGCCATCCGCGACAACAAGCTGCGCACCCAGGATCTCTATCCGCTGAAGCGGACGCCGCTGCGCTACCTGCTGGCCGACCGCATCGATCTGACCTCGTCCAACATCGTGCGCAAGATCATCGAGGAGCCCGACCTGATCTCGCTGGTGCTGGAACAGGAGAGCGCGTTCGGCGGCGGCAGCCTGAAGCTGATCTTCGACACGCAGACTTACGAGCTGCGCCAGTGGGTCGTCACCGACGCGCAAGGGCTCGACACCTCAGTCGCCGTCTATGACGTCGAGATCGGCCGTCCCGCCGATCCCAAGCACTTCAAGATCGACTACTACCTGCCGAACAAGAGCCTGAAATAA
- the xth gene encoding exodeoxyribonuclease III — protein sequence MTISIATWNINSVRLRIDLVTSFLEAHQPDVLCLQEIKCIEDNFPAGAFNKLGYVHQAVHGQKGYHGVATVSRKPFVETKRRGFYGKEDARHIQVALTDRDLPITLHNFYVPAGGDEPDPAINDKFEHKLGFLNEMKSWLTGAETSGPAILVGDLNIAPYEHDVWSHKQLLNVVSHTPVETELLEEVREAGGWIDAMRHFIPKDEKLFTWWSYRAKDWETSNRGRRLDHVWVTPPLKARLQGIEVISEARGWNKPSDHVPVIARIAV from the coding sequence ATGACCATCAGCATCGCGACCTGGAACATCAATTCGGTCCGCCTCCGGATCGATCTCGTCACGTCCTTCCTCGAGGCGCACCAGCCCGACGTCCTCTGCCTGCAGGAGATCAAGTGCATCGAGGACAATTTCCCGGCCGGCGCCTTCAACAAGCTCGGCTATGTCCACCAGGCCGTGCACGGCCAGAAGGGCTATCACGGCGTCGCCACCGTCTCGCGCAAGCCCTTCGTCGAGACGAAGCGGCGCGGCTTCTACGGCAAGGAGGATGCGCGCCACATCCAGGTCGCGCTGACCGACCGCGACCTGCCGATCACGCTGCATAATTTCTACGTTCCCGCCGGCGGCGACGAGCCGGATCCGGCGATCAACGACAAGTTCGAGCACAAGCTCGGCTTCCTGAACGAGATGAAGAGCTGGCTGACCGGCGCCGAGACCAGCGGCCCGGCCATCCTCGTCGGCGATCTCAACATCGCCCCGTATGAGCACGATGTCTGGTCGCACAAGCAGCTTCTGAACGTCGTCAGCCACACGCCGGTCGAGACCGAGCTGCTGGAAGAAGTGCGCGAGGCCGGCGGCTGGATCGACGCCATGCGCCACTTCATCCCGAAGGACGAGAAGCTCTTCACCTGGTGGAGCTACCGCGCCAAGGACTGGGAGACCTCCAATCGCGGCCGCCGCCTCGACCACGTCTGGGTGACGCCGCCGCTCAAGGCGCGCCTGCAGGGCATCGAGGTGATCAGCGAGGCGCGCGGCTGGAACAAGCCGTCCGACCACGTCCCGGTCATCGCCCGTATCGCGGTCTGA